GCTTCAGTTGGTCATAGAATACAAACTCTGGATCCCTGAGGAAGAACATGTTGAAAGTTGTCATTCAACATTGTGATAAAACAGATTAGGTagcacattaaaacaaaaaaacatcctcaaTATGGTTTAAGGGTATTTGGGTCCTTCTCTGTACCTTTTGTCAGCTTTGACGTAGTGTCTCTTGACGTCTTTGAGGTAGTGTCCGAGGTGATACTCCAGAGTGGACACTAAGCTGCTGTCTTTGTCCACCAGCTGAGCAGCTCTGGGCTGCGCTGTTAGCCAGTCCACCACTGCTGACAGCTGCTCTTCCTGAACCTGCTGACCGGAAGTGACACAGAAAACTTACACAATAGTACAGTATGGGAAAAGCACTTAAAAGGATGTAGAGCAAAAAATGCTACATGTGAGTCTGTGGCATCAAGATATCATCAAAGAAAAGATATTGTAAATAAGTAAAGCAACAGCAACCAAAATTCTCCCAGAGCTGGATTTACTGTAGAGATCTGTTACCTCTGTATACCAATTAGGTTTTCAACAAGATTGGGATGATTCTTTGCAGACAGTCATAAATCAGTCCGTAAAAGATTGGCAGATCAAACAAAAGAACGTGTTTTCCAACAGCTTAAACCACATGGTGTAAACTTGTATCATACTTTCTTTGCTATAACCTCACTTTCAGTTTATCTACCCCTTCAACACTGCTATTAGACTGACGGAGGACTAATGTTGGGAGTATGGCCTgaatttttatgatttttttttttttttaacttctgtttattttccttAAAATTGTGAGTAAACTCACTTATTTTTCTCATGTCTGAACCGTTTTATGGCTTCTTCTAGGAAAAAATTcataattttaattttctaataaactttttttttttttttattataaaatgtGGTCATTCTGCAAACAatccatgtaaaaaaaatgaatatgtatttattttcatacattCCTCAACTGCCTGTGATTCATCTttgatgctgtgtaaaatgttggcTGTGTAAGTGAGCGATACGCTGATCCTCTGAAAACATTGACGTCACAGCCCCATTTGCACATGCGTTTTACATTCCCAGTCAAATAGCTATATGTGAGTAagaggacaaaaacaacaagtgaGGGCTACCGAGGTGTGTTTGGGCAGATGACTCTACTGAGTTTATTAACACTTCTCCAGACAAATTGAACAGTAATACTGCCAGCTACTGGTCGGGCATCTGTAGTCCAGTGCATTTTTGCGTTGCCATGTCAAATATAGATTTTATTACAAATGCAAAGTAAAGACAGTTTTTAATGTGGCCATTCCTCTAAATGAAGGCCTTAAACTGTATCACTGAGGTGATCTTAACAGAGTATCAGATTCAAGACAGAATACTAGCTGACTTAAGTGACTCACCATCTGTTCAGTGAAGATCTGCAGGTTTTCAGGAGCACCCTGAGCagcaaaagaacaacaaaacatgtcacATCACAGCAGAAAGCATACAAAGTACGTAGCTTCTTACATTTTCTCcatctgtgtgtttaccttttcTGTGAGGTTGTATATGACCCGCGCCAAAGCCTCTGCTACCACCTTGGTGTTCCTGCTGAGTTTTTTTAAGTCTACATGAGGCCTATAAGAGACAAACACAAGCGTGTACACAgttagaggaaataaaaagacaaaacaaatcagAAACCCGGAGGAACTAGGAGGAAAATAAGCCATTAGAGAGCATCTGCACAGATTTGAGAAAGACTGTATCACAGAATTGATTAGACAACAAGACAGGGAAATGGATGGATacaagaggaggatgaagactgAGGATTGCATTTGAGCACTAGAGTCAGATGTAGAGTTAGCATTTAAGGTTTAAGGGTGGCACAGAGGGATTGAACATGATGTATGGTTTAGTAACTgctctacaacaacaacaacaacaacaacaacaacaacaacaacaacaacaacaaccgatGACACGAGTGAAAATTATCTAGAATGGAAGAACTGCTTTTCTTTCTGTGATTCAGAGACTTGCAGTAATGAACCCACCCAGCAGGGGGCTCTCCCGCTCCATGGCGAgaggagggggacactgacCGCACGTCCATGATGCTGGCGCGCTGAGCCAGGCGGTGGGACTGCAAGTGGGACAACGTGAAGGCTGGCAGCCGACGGATCCCGAAGCGTTCGTGCTCCCACGCCAGCATGTCATCTGCCAGGTTGATCTTCTTGTGGACCATTGAGAACTTGACCTCTGGGTATTGACTGGAGACCACCTGAGAGGACAcgggaggaaaaggaaaaaatattcTTGATTGTATTCTGTAACCTAAAAATCTGTAAAACTAGACTCAACTATAGACTCATCAGTTGGTATCTGGTGAGAAAGTCTTGAAGTTATGGCAAGCAAGTTCACTCGCTGAGAAGACATATTCCTGCTTATGTTCACAACTCACAAAATGAGGCTTAAGAATTAAGACAATCTGTTGTTTCACAAGTAATTGTGAATTATATAGAGGAATATCTCTGATGTGTTTTGTCAAAGACTGCATTTAGGGATTTGGCAATTTTAAGTGACTCAAGTCGAGGTTCTTACCATTTCCAGCTCCTTGAGCAGAGAATACTGAGGACTTCCTTCTTTAGGGGGTTTGGACACGTGCAGGTGCAGGGTGTCTCCGTTTCCTAGAGTGTCCAAACACAAGACGAAGGCTACGTTGTCCTGCAGCAGACTGGAGTCTgtggaaaaagagagacaacagTGTCAATGAAAACGAGAggtttataataaaaatattagaGAACAAAGGGTGACACAACGGGGCATGAAAAGTTTAGAAAGCTCCATCATAACAGTAGTTATACTGCATGTAAGAAAAATAAGACTGGATTTATTGAACTAGAACAAAATCACTGGAATGTTCTTCATCTTGAATgaggtattttttttactagTTTACAGATAAAATTATGTTGAATTGTTACCACTTTTAAAGTGTGGAATAGAACTTTACTTGTCCACTGTGTGGAAAAATAATCTTCTGCTTCACAAAAATCACATCGACAAACAAACAATACGGCACTCAGAGACAAGAAGCCAAGAAGGAGCTTCAGGCTCTTCTGATCATCACGGTCACAGACAAAATAGTTcataaacaaagagaacaatatttaaaaaatggaagTGCACTCAAAATCTCAATTATCTTAATTCCAGATGAGCTAGACAAACTGACATTATAGTATGCAACTTTGTTTTGCTCTCATGTATTGCGTATTTATTGCATTATTTATCGAGTTTTTATTAATACTACTGCTAATCCTTCAACACAGGCAAAAAGTTAAATCCTCCAGGCCTCCAACCAGCAGCACATCATCAAGAGGGCATCCAAAATTACTGGCTCACCCCTACCATCCCTTGAATCACGCCACCGCAAACGGTCACTGCGCAGAGCTCGCAAGATCATCTCTGATCCCACTCACCCTGCACACTATGCCTTTCAGCTACTGCCCTCTGGGAGGCGTTACAGGACAATTGCCTCCAAAACAAccagttttaaaaacagttttattctcCTTGCAATCAACTTTATTAACTCTGAACGCCAAACACCAAGGATTAGGCATGGCccttgtatttttgtattttgaaatgttacatCTACTTGTACAATTATGTTTCTATGTCTactgttaaatgtaatgttggAACCTGCAGCTGTACTGATAACAAATTTCACCAGCTTGGCTGTGTGGTCATTAAaagaatcaatcaattataaatattctatttataaataaatgaccTTGACTTAGATTGACTTTGAagcatcaaatgaaaaaaaagaggtcCTAATTTAGTTTTTAAGCATTGTAATATAAAAGGACTCATCTGCCCTACATTCTACATCAAACCAAAACCAGCTTGATGAAAACTTCTATTGCTTCCTATAAGTCTTGTACTCCACTACTGACAGTACCTGTATGGTCCAGATTGTCCTCCAGCCAACGTTTTGTGCCCTGGTAGTTAAACTTTCCTCCTCCAGACACAAAGAACAGGAGGTTGTACCTGAACACACAACATGATCCACACATGAGTCAATTCTACAGAAGATGTCACCTGACGATGCTTTGGTAAAGAGGGTGTATGATACTCTGATGCAGACATAGAGACTAGACATGTTATTATTTTGGTTATAATCACAGTCTGAGGTAAACGAAAAAGAAGTATTTTCTTACAATAACGAAAAAATGTTCAAGGGCAGACGACTGTCTTACAATGAAAATgtaatgtcaaatcaatcacTCTCCTACTGACAGCTCTGCATGAAGTACTCCTCCCACTCAGCTGCTGTTAAATACATCCATACACAAAGTGAGCCTGCTCTGTGTTATTGAAAGCTTTGAGTGTTTTATACAGCCTGTTTGGATTCGTACTGTGAGATGACAGCACAGATAATGTTCAGAGCAAAGCACTGAACTTCAAGCAAATGTAATAGACAAAATAGACTTTGTGATGTTTCCCGATAAATCCCTCAAGTAAATCATTATTACTTCAACATATTACCATATATACAATGTTTAGAGTGAGAGCGCAGCAAAGAGCTTCGTGAACATGTGAAATAATAGAATACTGTAGGTTTTATGCATCTGAAAATACGTTAATAATCATTTCATCTTCTATCTGAGACTCAACAATCTCGATTTCAGTGCTGAAACTGATACTCACGCTGCGTGCGTTCTCTTGTAGGTGTAAAGTTTTGAGAAGAGACGAGCCAGCTCTAGTAACATGGACACTCCACTCCCGTTTGAGTCTGCACCGTACGACAGCCACTggagacaaaaaacacaatgagACGCGTTACTTTCTCAGCTTGCTCTCTTTTCACTAGTGGAATTACTAGCCTGTACTGACAACGACAACTTTATGGACTCACATGCTCAGAGGCATCATATCTGACTAATCACCTAGCTAACTAAACAAAGTCCACCAGATCCTGCAGATGTTTGCTGGTTAAAATGTCTCTTAAGCTGTAAAATGTCCTCcactttttaaaagtgctaaTGCTTATGTATGGGAGAAAGGAAGAAGCAAACATACTGGTGCAACACCAAAGGAGTCGTAGTGAGCAACCACCACTATAGTGGGCAAATCCTCTCCTCCGACTCCAGCCAGGCGACCCtggtgaaaacaaagaaagagagccATTAGAGCAGCTGATTAAAAGCAGAAGGCAGAATTACGCTTTAAAAGGATTAGATTCAGGGGAGTGTGTGCATTTAAGTTTATACTCTTAGAGTGCAGAGGGTTTCAGTCACTGTTGACCTCCTGACCACATACTTTCAAAGCAAAAAAACTTCTTCTTTCACACGATCCCCTGTAGTGTGACTAAACCTCTTTCTTTTTGGATTTAGACACAAAGCTCAGATTAGAAAGTCTCTaagtaacatttcactcctgcTTTGATTTGCAACCCGTCTGATCTAAACTGTTGAATCCAAAATACAAACAATGGCAAAAGCCGCCCAAATCCCTTTGTGAAGGtacaaaaacacagcaacaaggGATTCCTGTCATTCTGAGCGTACACAGTCAAAGAAATGCATGTACTCAAATTAAGCATAGTTAAGATCCTTGATGTTAAGAGTAGAGCACTCCTGTGTTACAGTAACTTAAACTCCCCTTGACCATGACAGCTGTTAGTTTGGTTACACCGCCAGATCACACATGGTGTGTAAATGTTTCTATTTATAATTACAGCAAAATAAAGTCTCAATTTAAGCTTCAAATACATATTTTGCCCCCCATTTGAAATCCATTTAGATTACAAAATTCCAGGCATTCAGTTCACACAAGTGTTTTTGTTGGATTGGGATTTTCATGCCCACCCACATGGTTACAAAACActcattaaacacacaaaacagcAAAATGCATATTCGAAAGAAAGTTTAAATTCATGGATTAAAAGGCATAAACTAAGCTGTTTGTGTATCAATGAATCATCACTTGACAGGGCATTGACAACAGGGGAGTGACCCAGGCCTGGTTTGTGTCTTTATGTGGTGTCATTAATTTAAAGGTTACAGATCCTCACGGGAAaagccttggcttcagcctaCACCTTTTTTGGCCAGCATGAGATTGACTAAAATATGTGTACGTATGCATGTACATAtcaatatgtgtgtatgtatatgtctaTATATACATTTTCTTAATATCTCtctcagtgattgttttgtttttgcttttatttgtgatttttacatggctcctatgttgtggagggaagtATTGGTTGTTAATGCAgaccaaataaaaaataataaacctAATCCTTTGAACCCTTTATTTCAACATTccacttaagaaaaaaaatcattcacagagtctgtggacATTCAGTAAACTCATTCAAGCAGTAAGTCTGGTTAAACAGGCTCTTAGGTTTTATCAATGGTagacaattattttgttttttcaagggAAAGAAGAGGTTTAGCGTTAGTGTAGTCAATTCTTAGCCAAACTGGATCTAGCAGAGACTAGTTACAGTTCGGACACAAATATTGATTAAAGCTAGCAGAGAACTGAGGGGAGGGTTCAGGTTTGCAAATGGTTTGGATAtcaccacaaaaacaatctAATCATGTACACAATCTCACTCGGAGCAGGTTTTAGCATATCTGATTTTCATACCATGTTTGACTGTGGGAGGAACCAAGAGGGAACACTACTCTATCAGtaacacaggaaaacacagcACAGATTTAAGTCCAGAACATTTCTGCTGTGAGTCAACAGACCAAAGCAACAAGCCTCAGTTCTGCTTGATGTTACCATGACATCATCCTGCAAACCTCTCTGCCTGCTGCTTCATGGGTGATTTCTGTGTGCAGGAATCTGATGATATATTCTCATTTCATTTGAGGAGACATAATCTAGGTCTAAGAACACTTCATCAatactagggatgaccacaattaatcgagtatcgattcattcattgttaagaaattactcgaaacacaaatttttgttatcaattttccgtcacgtggaacaaacatcatgtggtctcatattacactcagatatcagggaggtgttttaagtttaaagcatgtgtggaagtgaatcagctgttaaaggtgttgcgcacagcggagacgctcagctgggggctgcggctgcgcgtcaggtctccacgtgcgctttttaaaaagaggatcaatacaaaactgctgccaacaacgacacagacatgAAGGTTGACAACCTtacacaggacatttcccacctttggatacgaaggcaacagactggggggaaattcaggtacgctatgtttgcagatcagcaacatcagagccgtctgagcttttctgcagctggactgattatgacccggttgcgctcccggctgatacctgatcgaatacacatgtttatttttctcaataagaacaagtagacagaaaactggacactgtgagtctgaagtacttttctgttagtagtctcagccttcactttataagactatgtccgcgtagaatattttaatgagcctgttcATTGATATtttgcgtgtcaaacatgtgcccgtattcaatcccgtcagttatatgcattttgttgctgtagaaaatacaatttagggggaaaacaacgtatttggccttgtttttgacataagaataataatgtttttttaatcaattaatcgataattgatcgttaacatttccaaaaatcgatcacggaaaatactttaaatgtacatccctaatcaaTACTGAAATCTGTAATTCACAAAAGGTGACACTTTTTAGGCATTTTTGTGACTGACCCTTGTGATACGAATTaatctggaagaaggtacagagtaCCTAAGTGTAAATTGAAAAACTCCTTTATGCTGAACTCTATTAGAATTTTgaatagtaaatagcctgttacggttgggacagtgttatggtgcacTCTCTTTAAGATTatgttgtgtgttgtatgaatttgaaatatttattgtattttgtcttatttatgtgttcttgtgtcattgtggtgatttttgaaggagcaggtaacatgtggaacactgatgtcaaagacaaatttccctacgggAAGAATAAAGTATATCATATCGTATGATTCAAGTGTGTAAGAGTAACACTGCACAGTCTTGTGATGGGTTTGTCCCTCACCTCTAAACTGGTGATGGCCCAGTCACTGACGGCTTTACTCTGAGCTCCACTGGTGACCATCTGGAAGCCGTTGGCTGTGGCTGTATGCAGCAGCactacagaaaacaacagaggatATAACATTACTATAAACTGAGGCAGGGTAATACagagtgtgttgttgtgttatttctgtAACACAATTTGGAGAGGAGGACAAACACCAGGTTCAGTCCAGATGGAATGACTCTCTACCTTCAGCTGCTGATAGGGAGccctgtgaggaggaggaggtcaagGTTTGGGTGTAGATGGACAGCAGCTCATCGTCCTCCACAGCAAAGTAGACTGGGACAATGGTCTCTGTGGCCAACATCTCTGGCTCAAGCTCCATGAACTGCTGCACACAGGATAAACAGGGGGCGGGGGCACATTGGACAAAATAATACACACAGCTTTGTTAGAGTCAGAATATGCAAAATCAGATGGTGAAAGTTTTAAACTTAAGGGGTTAATCTGTTTCAATGCCTTCTACCATGCAAGTTCAGAACGGGTCAAAAGAGTAACTATGGTGGTAACCTAAGTGTAAAATAACAGAGTCACAAATGAACAATCTTTTTAAGAAACCTTGAGAAATGGATCCCTCTCAGCAAGAAATCCCccaaataaaacttagttatgTAACCAAATGTGGAACTGAACAAATGCCTACCAACTGATTACATTTGTCACAGCTTGTGCATTGTGCATTAGTGAAGCTCATTAGATCTATGTTGGTGGTTTATTTTCAAGTCACACTTCATGAGTACAAATTAAATGGAAAAGCTGCAAACTTTTCATGAAAGGAGTGTTCTTTCAAAATCAAGTTGCCCATGAGCAAGGTACCTAATCCAAACAACCTCAACCTAATCCAAATAAGCTTCAGGAATGATTGTGCTGAAGGATACGGCTCTGTAATCTGAACACAGTTTGATAGAAAAAAAGTGATATTGTCTACATCTTATACTATTCATGAAGTCTGACAAAATGATTGTGGATGGCTTCAATTTTCCTGCTTCTAAGATCTACAGATCACATTCACTTTGATTCATCACCACTCTCTTATGTGGCCATTTATACAGATCACCAGAAACAGCCCACAGTAATACTGGGTCATCTGAACATCTGTTTTTAAGATAGACTGAAGTGCTCAGTGTTTCATAAAGCAAAGTTATGAACCAATAACAAAAGTGGAAATGGATAATCGAACAAGACCCTGACTTGTATTATTAATGAGTTTTTATTACCTGTACTATGTCCTGGGGCACAGCAGACATGTTCTTGGGTAGGATGATGACAACAGCACCAGCTGATTGCCGCAAGGCCTTCTGGTACTCTTCATAAGAGAAGTCTGCCAGCCGCATGATAACACAACGACGACTTAGTACTTCTGCCTCCACAGTACGGGCCTCCGTGTTCAGGATGGCATTCCTGGTACCTGCAGGCAGGAAAAAATATTGAGAATGGAGCATGATACTTTgcaatcaaataaaatgcaacagtATAATACTGTGCTAATGTAGGGGCCTAAAAAGCAGCAAATCACAACAGAAGTTCTTATATGTTGTCtatagggatgtaacgatatatcgcaagatggtaaaaaatccacacaaataagagtggattaaaatcgattcagcATAATTTGTTCTGGATTTgaatctggatattattttcaaacagtagaaggcgcaaTCTGCATTATGCTCCACTTGTTAAagcatcattaagtctcttgcgccgctctctcgtcactcgctgagtggaggtgtttaaAGTTTAGAGCATGTTTcaaaatcagctgactgcacacagcagagacgctcagctgggggctgcagctaagtgacaggtctccacgagcgcttttttcctCTACCGCCAGACTGATCCTGATTCTCAGCCAGGATtcttgcgctcctggctgacacctgaccgcgttttATTGCTAATTTTTCTCATTGAGTATACAGAAAActagacactgtgagtctaaaatatgattctgttcagttgtcctgttgcagtaaatccacatgttgtagtctatGAGCATGTGTCCATGGatattatgagcctgctcctcacgttgatattcagcgtgttaacaatatgatccgtagctgtttaatactgtcagtaatatacGATGTGTCTTGAAGgcaaatttgatttagggggaaaaacacacatttggcttttttttttttacatggaaaacgttcacgttttttaatgattaaacaataattgatcgttaacattttcaaagatcaatcacagaaaatacttgaaatttacatccctaatttaaaagagatttacattatttgttttaatatttaacactttcatttgggaattgttcactttccatttctctacaattgttctgaaattttccaacaaggtatttttgtatggttATTTTAGTTTGCAGTGGTTTAATTTGaattacaacacaccttaaaaatgaaaaaggaaaaaaatatatgttgcCACTGTCCATAtttgagaattgaaataaaataatagttattgaaattttgagttcaatccagttttcttgaaaatcgttagagaatcgggATTTGAATCGAGTGGTTGAGTGTatcatttctttttcttaatcGTTTATGATCCATTTGTTGACTCTGAGTGCTTCAAATGGAACAGAATTACCACTTAGCACACTGCGAGATTAATACCTCTCATactatataaaaataaaactaaccCCATTGATACTCCCTAACATTATAGTCAAATTACCTTAGGATTATGGAGAGACCATCTATTTCTGATGTCTCCATTTTGCCTTGTAAAATGTTTTCAACACCAATTCCTCAACGAGTTATATTTGAATAAGTGTGATAAGAGGAGATAAACTTATGTCAAATTGATTCTGTAACAGTTTATATTATTGTTTAAACACTACTAATCTGAGGAGTAGCAATAAGACGGGTACAATTAGTTATTGGTGTAAAGAAGACTCCAGAAATAGAGGAAGTGATGATCATGATTTGATTCTATGAAATTAGCTTGCTGCTGCCTACTAGCAATGCTAAGCTACATTagcagctaactagctaacGCTGTCATGCTGTCATTGAATGCTGCTTCATTAGCTGGACGTGACAACTCAGCTAACTTGAGTCAAATTCCTtgaagttaaattaaatattgCTTTAATTTCTCGCTGCGTAACACAGAAGCTGTATAGCTGCCTTACCGTAGGGCTGCCCCTGCAGGTCGTACTGCTGCATGCGATACACCGTGAACTCATGTGCAGCCTCGGCCGGGAGCGGGGACACCAGGATCAGCACCGCGGGGATAAACACAATAAAGGTGAGGGGGAAAGAGGATTTAAACATGTTATCGAACACTTCACTAGCCTCCTCAAACATCGTGGCGGTTGTATTCTGCGCACAGCCAAGGATAAAACACTATTTTCAGCTGTCACCGCTTTCTGCTACTGTGACAGCTAGCTAGGGACCCAGTAGAGCTAGCTAAGCAGAGCCGTGGTAACTGATAGATGATTCTGATCAGGCAAATGTCTGGGCGACCTGTAACTCTGAACTGTTGAGAACAAATACAATATTATCGACAAGTTATTGAAATAAGGACTaaagattacaaaaaaaaatgttatcaagggaaaaaaacttgaaatctgTATTAAACTTTggaatattttattgtatttgtaacAAATGAATTAAATGGTCCTTCGGGAACCTCACAGGACAGCTATGATTAAAGAGCCGTATGCTATTCGATGCTACTTAACGACACTTGATGGCGCAATACACCGTAGAAACATTGAAAGTGCTTCAAATGTCCTCTTTTAATAGCTAGATTTCAGTTTGATGTCTTAACCCTTGTGAAAATG
The genomic region above belongs to Notolabrus celidotus isolate fNotCel1 chromosome 2, fNotCel1.pri, whole genome shotgun sequence and contains:
- the ncln gene encoding nicalin-1 isoform X4: MFEEASEVFDNMFKSSFPLTFIVFIPAVLILVSPLPAEAAHEFTVYRMQQYDLQGQPYGTRNAILNTEARTVEAEVLSRRCVIMRLADFSYEEYQKALRQSAGAVVIILPKNMSAVPQDIVQQFMELEPEMLATETIVPVYFAVEDDELLSIYTQTLTSSSSQGSLSAAEVLLHTATANGFQMVTSGAQSKAVSDWAITSLEGRLAGVGGEDLPTIVVVAHYDSFGVAPWLSYGADSNGSGVSMLLELARLFSKLYTYKRTHAAYNLLFFVSGGGKFNYQGTKRWLEDNLDHTDSSLLQDNVAFVLCLDTLGNGDTLHLHVSKPPKEGSPQYSLLKELEMVVSSQYPEVKFSMVHKKINLADDMLAWEHERFGIRRLPAFTLSHLQSHRLAQRASIMDVRPHVDLKKLSRNTKVVAEALARVIYNLTEKGAPENLQIFTEQMQVQEEQLSAVVDWLTAQPRAAQLVDKDSSLVSTLEYHLGHYLKDVKRHYVKADKRDPEFVFYDQLKQTMNAYRVKPAIFDLLLAVCIAAYLGMMYLAIQNFGVLYSIVRRITQPKTKTH
- the ncln gene encoding nicalin-1 isoform X3, whose product is MFEEASEVFDNMFKSSFPLTFIVFIPAVLILVSPLPAEAAHEFTVYRMQQYDLQGQPYGTRNAILNTEARTVEAEVLSRRCVIMRLADFSYEEYQKALRQSAGAVVIILPKNMSAVPQDIVQFMELEPEMLATETIVPVYFAVEDDELLSIYTQTLTSSSSQGSLSAAEVLLHTATANGFQMVTSGAQSKAVSDWAITSLEGRLAGVGGEDLPTIVVVAHYDSFGVAPWLSYGADSNGSGVSMLLELARLFSKLYTYKRTHAAYNLLFFVSGGGKFNYQGTKRWLEDNLDHTDSSLLQDNVAFVLCLDTLGNGDTLHLHVSKPPKEGSPQYSLLKELEMVVSSQYPEVKFSMVHKKINLADDMLAWEHERFGIRRLPAFTLSHLQSHRLAQRASIMDVRSVSPSSRHGAGEPPAGPHVDLKKLSRNTKVVAEALARVIYNLTEKGAPENLQIFTEQMQVQEEQLSAVVDWLTAQPRAAQLVDKDSSLVSTLEYHLGHYLKDVKRHYVKADKRDPEFVFYDQLKQTMNAYRVKPAIFDLLLAVCIAAYLGMMYLAIQNFGVLYSIVRRITQPKTKTH
- the ncln gene encoding nicalin-1 isoform X5 — protein: MFEEASEVFDNMFKSSFPLTFIVFIPAVLILVSPLPAEAAHEFTVYRMQQYDLQGQPYGTRNAILNTEARTVEAEVLSRRCVIMRLADFSYEEYQKALRQSAGAVVIILPKNMSAVPQDIVQQFMELEPEMLATETIVPVYFAVEDDELLSIYTQTLTSSSSQGSLSAAEVLLHTATANGFQMVTSGAQSKAVSDWAITSLEGRLAGVGGEDLPTIVVVAHYDSFGVAPWLSYGADSNGSGVSMLLELARLFSKLYTYKRTHAAYNLLFFVSGGGKFNYQGTKRWLEDNLDHTDSSLLQDNVAFVLCLDTLGNGDTLHLHVSKPPKEGSPQYSLLKELEMVVSSQYPEVKFSMVHKKINLADDMLAWEHERFGIRRLPAFTLSHLQSHRLAQRASIMDVRPHVDLKKLSRNTKVVAEALARVIYNLTEKGAPENLQIFTEQMVQEEQLSAVVDWLTAQPRAAQLVDKDSSLVSTLEYHLGHYLKDVKRHYVKADKRDPEFVFYDQLKQTMNAYRVKPAIFDLLLAVCIAAYLGMMYLAIQNFGVLYSIVRRITQPKTKTH
- the ncln gene encoding nicalin-1 isoform X1; this translates as MFEEASEVFDNMFKSSFPLTFIVFIPAVLILVSPLPAEAAHEFTVYRMQQYDLQGQPYGTRNAILNTEARTVEAEVLSRRCVIMRLADFSYEEYQKALRQSAGAVVIILPKNMSAVPQDIVQQFMELEPEMLATETIVPVYFAVEDDELLSIYTQTLTSSSSQGSLSAAEVLLHTATANGFQMVTSGAQSKAVSDWAITSLEGRLAGVGGEDLPTIVVVAHYDSFGVAPWLSYGADSNGSGVSMLLELARLFSKLYTYKRTHAAYNLLFFVSGGGKFNYQGTKRWLEDNLDHTDSSLLQDNVAFVLCLDTLGNGDTLHLHVSKPPKEGSPQYSLLKELEMVVSSQYPEVKFSMVHKKINLADDMLAWEHERFGIRRLPAFTLSHLQSHRLAQRASIMDVRSVSPSSRHGAGEPPAGPHVDLKKLSRNTKVVAEALARVIYNLTEKGAPENLQIFTEQMQVQEEQLSAVVDWLTAQPRAAQLVDKDSSLVSTLEYHLGHYLKDVKRHYVKADKRDPEFVFYDQLKQTMNAYRVKPAIFDLLLAVCIAAYLGMMYLAIQNFGVLYSIVRRITQPKTKTH
- the ncln gene encoding nicalin-1 isoform X2, translating into MFEEASEVFDNMFKSSFPLTFIVFIPAVLILVSPLPAEAAHEFTVYRMQQYDLQGQPYGTRNAILNTEARTVEAEVLSRRCVIMRLADFSYEEYQKALRQSAGAVVIILPKNMSAVPQDIVQQFMELEPEMLATETIVPVYFAVEDDELLSIYTQTLTSSSSQGSLSAAEVLLHTATANGFQMVTSGAQSKAVSDWAITSLEGRLAGVGGEDLPTIVVVAHYDSFGVAPWLSYGADSNGSGVSMLLELARLFSKLYTYKRTHAAYNLLFFVSGGGKFNYQGTKRWLEDNLDHTDSSLLQDNVAFVLCLDTLGNGDTLHLHVSKPPKEGSPQYSLLKELEMVVSSQYPEVKFSMVHKKINLADDMLAWEHERFGIRRLPAFTLSHLQSHRLAQRASIMDVRSVSPSSRHGAGEPPAGPHVDLKKLSRNTKVVAEALARVIYNLTEKGAPENLQIFTEQMVQEEQLSAVVDWLTAQPRAAQLVDKDSSLVSTLEYHLGHYLKDVKRHYVKADKRDPEFVFYDQLKQTMNAYRVKPAIFDLLLAVCIAAYLGMMYLAIQNFGVLYSIVRRITQPKTKTH